Proteins encoded together in one bacterium window:
- the lexA gene encoding transcriptional repressor LexA, whose protein sequence is MATRLTTAQQKVLVFIQEFIARHRFAPTAKEIAGNFGIAEKNGFYYLDLLERKGYLRRRPHSPRRIELVGEALPRSPVRVPVLGRVPAGPPLEAVEEVEGELFLDPALLGEGEIFSLRVKGDSMTGAHICDGDYVLVRAQRDAEDGEIVVAVIDGEATVKRLRLRKGKLRLEAANPAYPPIVVPAGSSSFRIAGKVIGVYRKF, encoded by the coding sequence ATGGCTACCCGCCTCACCACCGCGCAGCAAAAGGTCCTGGTGTTCATCCAGGAGTTCATCGCGCGTCACCGGTTCGCCCCCACGGCGAAGGAGATCGCGGGGAATTTCGGGATCGCCGAAAAAAACGGCTTCTACTACCTCGACCTCCTGGAGCGGAAAGGGTACCTCCGGCGCCGGCCCCACTCCCCGCGGAGGATCGAGCTCGTCGGGGAGGCCCTGCCCCGCTCGCCCGTGCGCGTGCCCGTCCTGGGCAGGGTCCCCGCCGGCCCCCCCCTGGAGGCGGTCGAAGAGGTCGAGGGGGAGCTCTTTCTCGATCCCGCGCTGCTGGGAGAGGGGGAGATCTTCTCCCTGCGCGTCAAGGGGGACAGCATGACGGGAGCCCACATCTGCGACGGGGACTACGTCCTCGTCCGGGCGCAGCGAGACGCGGAGGACGGCGAGATCGTCGTGGCCGTGATCGACGGGGAGGCCACGGTCAAGCGGCTGCGCCTGCGGAAAGGGAAACTCCGGCTGGAAGCGGCCAACCCGGCATACCCTCCGATCGTCGTTCCCGCCGGCTCCTCTTCCTTCCGCATCGCCGGGAAAGTCATCGGCGTCTACCGGAAATTCTAG